The following proteins are encoded in a genomic region of Natrinema sp. DC36:
- a CDS encoding helix-turn-helix domain-containing protein, which produces MSTRDAVAALKRLGLPNYQARVFVALQELGEGTAQEISDVSEVPRSQVYGTADDLVERGLVELTESSPKRYRPVSLSAAREQLTDRLERERERAFENLAELRTTPPERADDGSVSTLRGRQPIDDRIAELLESADSSAVFVAPSENAISETIETTLRERAAEGVAVTVVTAEESGRERFADSPITVIVMGEDNPADFAGRTLMVDDSTVLLAVATDGDTVAEEAMWTAGSSIGRILAQFMQSGIESGKNRHS; this is translated from the coding sequence ATGAGTACACGAGATGCGGTCGCGGCGTTGAAACGACTCGGATTACCGAACTATCAGGCGCGCGTCTTCGTCGCGCTCCAGGAGCTGGGGGAGGGGACTGCCCAAGAGATCAGCGACGTCTCCGAGGTTCCGCGTTCACAGGTGTACGGCACAGCCGACGACCTCGTCGAGCGCGGACTCGTCGAACTGACCGAATCGTCGCCCAAGCGATATCGGCCGGTGAGCCTCTCGGCGGCCCGCGAACAGTTGACCGATCGCCTCGAGCGCGAACGGGAGCGAGCCTTCGAGAACCTCGCCGAACTTCGGACGACGCCGCCCGAACGCGCAGACGACGGGTCCGTCTCGACGCTTCGCGGCCGGCAGCCGATCGACGACCGGATCGCGGAGCTGCTCGAATCGGCCGACTCGAGCGCCGTCTTCGTCGCGCCGTCGGAGAACGCAATATCCGAGACGATCGAAACGACGCTCCGAGAGCGGGCCGCGGAGGGAGTAGCCGTCACCGTCGTCACGGCCGAGGAATCGGGACGGGAGCGGTTCGCTGACAGTCCGATCACCGTGATCGTGATGGGCGAAGACAACCCGGCCGATTTCGCCGGACGAACGCTCATGGTCGACGACAGCACCGTGCTGTTAGCAGTTGCGACGGACGGCGATACCGTCGCCGAAGAGGCGATGTGGACGGCCGGGAGCAGTATCGGCCGCATATTAGCGCAGTTCATGCAGTCCGGAATCGAGTCCGGCAAGAACCGGCACTCGTAG
- a CDS encoding universal stress protein — translation MHYLAGTDSVHTTAAICDYLDERATGDDTVTAIAVVPPDDPTARRDGDEALNVAPVRLATVGDVATERRSGPPADTLAEAAREFDVDEIVIGAHGGDPDATHELGSTARRLLADAIRPVVVVQIPDS, via the coding sequence ATGCACTATCTCGCGGGAACTGACTCCGTCCACACGACGGCGGCGATCTGTGACTATCTCGACGAGCGAGCGACGGGCGACGACACCGTGACCGCGATCGCGGTCGTTCCGCCCGACGATCCGACGGCGCGCCGCGACGGCGACGAAGCGCTGAACGTGGCTCCCGTTCGACTCGCGACCGTCGGTGACGTCGCGACCGAGCGTCGCTCCGGTCCCCCCGCGGACACGCTCGCCGAGGCAGCGAGGGAGTTCGATGTCGACGAAATCGTCATCGGCGCACACGGCGGCGATCCCGATGCGACGCACGAACTCGGCTCGACCGCCCGACGGCTCCTCGCGGACGCGATCCGACCGGTCGTCGTCGTCCAAATTCCCGACAGCTGA
- a CDS encoding MMPL family transporter: protein MNPAERYAAFVTDHSKLIIAVLLVLTVLIGSAAGNVDSGLTIANFEGDSTEAEKYDALQQNFTTEGENTTVVQVVVRDENVLSKESLLETLRFQQAVTNESAVNATLRERRPTVGLSNIVATTAVRQSADGNGSEQSASNMSPSATPSLRTQISQLESMSEREVEATVERVLAPDSDVRGPVDPYALLTTDYEQGSTTATGRVTYVFQDTSDATGDDLPQDVVDAQLEMRDLSASELQSAESFVFGAGIVDAESTQATGESFAIISPIALLLILVVLGVAYRDIVDVALGLVGVALVLTWMAGFMGWAGIGVTQILIAVPFLLIGLSIDYALHVVMRYREAQLDDSGATPREAMRRGLTGVVIAIGAATFTTSVGFLSNAVSPLESIREFGIVSAAGIVAAFLVFGALLPALKLEVDGLLRRIGFSRRSPAFGRGGIAGTVLSVGADIARRAPYVVIGVAVLLSVAGGAAAADIDTSLDRTDFLPRDSPDWMDSLPGPFQPSDYELRANAEYLDENFAQSNDQSRAEFLIEGPVTDPATLERIADGKAHASNTSSAVKLADGSLQATGPLETIESVAATNETVAAVVDEADTDGDGVPDENLTAVYDAVYAADSEAAEATIHRDDGEYRALRLSVGVSGGADTRTITEEMREVATTIEEASDLTVTATGQPIVEELVQRGLLTTLVQGFLITFGVIVAFLTLIFWLRYRTLTLGAVVMAPVLLSQAWLFGTMYLAGIAFTPETAIIAAIGIGIGVDYAIHIGERFLEEYQGGDHIASLRRTVRGTGGALLASAVTTAAGFGVLVFALVPSLQRFGFVTSVAIGYAFLASILVLPSLLAVWALRTDYVGADANTDAAA from the coding sequence ATGAATCCGGCCGAACGGTACGCGGCGTTCGTGACCGACCACAGCAAACTCATTATCGCGGTTTTGCTGGTACTGACAGTGCTCATCGGGAGTGCAGCGGGAAACGTCGATTCGGGGCTGACCATCGCGAATTTCGAGGGCGACTCGACGGAGGCCGAGAAGTACGACGCGCTCCAGCAGAACTTCACGACCGAGGGCGAGAACACGACCGTCGTCCAGGTCGTGGTCCGGGACGAGAACGTCCTCTCGAAGGAGTCGCTCCTCGAGACGCTGCGCTTTCAGCAGGCCGTGACGAACGAGTCAGCCGTGAACGCGACGTTGCGAGAGCGCCGGCCGACGGTCGGCCTCTCGAATATCGTCGCGACGACGGCCGTTCGCCAGTCCGCGGACGGAAACGGATCCGAGCAGTCAGCGAGTAATATGAGCCCGTCTGCGACGCCGTCGCTTCGCACACAGATCTCACAGCTCGAGTCGATGTCCGAACGCGAGGTCGAAGCGACGGTCGAACGGGTGCTGGCACCCGATTCGGACGTTCGGGGGCCCGTCGACCCCTACGCGCTGTTGACGACCGACTACGAGCAGGGGTCGACGACTGCGACGGGACGCGTCACGTACGTGTTTCAGGACACGAGCGACGCGACCGGCGACGACCTGCCCCAGGACGTCGTCGACGCCCAACTCGAGATGCGGGACCTCTCCGCGAGCGAGCTCCAGTCCGCCGAGAGCTTCGTCTTCGGTGCCGGGATCGTCGACGCGGAGAGCACGCAGGCGACCGGCGAGAGCTTCGCGATCATCTCACCGATCGCGCTCCTGTTGATTCTCGTCGTTCTCGGCGTCGCCTACCGTGATATCGTCGACGTCGCGCTCGGGCTGGTCGGCGTCGCGCTCGTTCTCACGTGGATGGCCGGATTCATGGGATGGGCGGGGATCGGCGTGACGCAGATCTTGATCGCCGTTCCGTTCCTGTTGATCGGACTGAGCATCGATTACGCGTTACACGTGGTGATGCGGTATCGCGAGGCCCAACTCGACGATTCCGGCGCGACGCCTCGAGAAGCGATGCGCCGCGGTCTCACCGGCGTCGTCATCGCCATCGGCGCGGCCACGTTCACGACGTCCGTCGGCTTCCTCTCGAACGCGGTCAGTCCGCTCGAGTCGATCCGAGAGTTCGGCATCGTCAGCGCCGCGGGGATCGTCGCGGCGTTTCTCGTCTTCGGCGCGTTGCTCCCCGCGCTGAAACTCGAGGTCGATGGGCTGCTCAGACGGATCGGATTTTCTCGCCGGTCGCCCGCGTTCGGCCGAGGTGGCATCGCGGGAACCGTTCTCAGTGTCGGGGCCGATATCGCCCGGCGAGCGCCGTACGTCGTCATCGGCGTCGCAGTCCTCTTGAGCGTCGCGGGCGGTGCCGCCGCCGCCGACATCGATACGTCGCTCGACCGGACGGATTTCCTCCCGCGGGACTCGCCGGACTGGATGGACTCGCTCCCCGGACCGTTTCAGCCGAGCGACTACGAACTCCGCGCGAACGCCGAGTACCTCGACGAGAACTTCGCCCAGTCGAACGACCAGTCGCGGGCCGAGTTCCTGATAGAGGGACCGGTCACCGATCCGGCGACGCTCGAGCGGATCGCGGACGGCAAGGCGCACGCGTCGAATACGTCCTCCGCAGTGAAACTGGCCGACGGGAGCCTGCAGGCGACCGGGCCGCTGGAGACGATCGAGTCGGTCGCCGCGACCAACGAGACGGTCGCCGCCGTGGTCGACGAGGCCGATACGGACGGCGACGGGGTGCCCGATGAGAACCTCACCGCGGTGTACGACGCCGTCTACGCCGCCGACTCGGAGGCGGCCGAGGCGACGATCCACCGCGACGACGGCGAGTATCGCGCGCTTCGTCTCTCCGTCGGCGTGTCCGGCGGGGCGGATACCAGAACGATCACGGAGGAGATGCGCGAGGTCGCGACGACGATCGAGGAAGCGTCCGACCTGACGGTGACTGCGACCGGCCAGCCGATCGTCGAGGAACTCGTCCAGCGAGGGTTGCTCACGACGCTCGTACAGGGATTCCTCATCACGTTCGGAGTCATCGTCGCGTTCCTGACGCTGATCTTCTGGCTCCGGTATCGCACGCTCACGCTCGGCGCGGTCGTGATGGCCCCCGTTTTGCTCTCGCAGGCGTGGTTGTTCGGAACGATGTACCTCGCGGGGATCGCGTTCACGCCCGAAACGGCCATCATCGCCGCGATCGGGATCGGGATCGGCGTCGACTACGCCATCCACATCGGCGAACGGTTCCTCGAGGAATACCAGGGCGGCGATCACATCGCGTCACTTCGGCGGACGGTTCGCGGAACCGGCGGTGCGTTGCTGGCCAGCGCGGTGACGACCGCGGCCGGGTTCGGCGTGCTCGTGTTCGCGCTCGTTCCGTCGCTCCAGCGGTTCGGATTCGTCACGAGCGTCGCGATCGGATACGCGTTCCTCGCGAGTATCCTCGTCCTCCCGAGTTTGCTCGCGGTGTGGGCACTCCGCACTGACTACGTTGGTGCGGACGCGAATACCGACGCTGCCGCCTGA
- a CDS encoding glycerophosphodiester phosphodiesterase, giving the protein MSDTTDERRTDHPDTSGSALRRRSFIVAAGASATGLVSTAGASPGHGTGPGGAGDRRGDDRDTDRFFDRTGDPDLIAHRGFAGLYPENTVGAVEAAARGGQSSSAPSRGADMIEIDVVPTADGDIVVFHDDRLAERDGGDRGLTDTAGVVWETDTETVTSADVLESGETVPRLRTVLEAIPSHVGVNVELKNPGSFDVRFAESLSGDDLETQKAIWQPFVARVLTVVDDFDHEFLYSSFYEAALATTRDASDYAVAPLLWNSVRDGVEIARRYDAEAIHPPYHMIRGTPFYADQHSEDDAGWSDIDLLDVAHEEDRTVNVFTLETWYQAERLAAVGVDGLISDHADVLRFGATN; this is encoded by the coding sequence ATGTCCGATACCACTGACGAGAGGCGAACCGATCATCCGGACACGAGCGGCTCCGCGCTCCGCCGACGGTCGTTTATCGTCGCGGCGGGTGCGTCAGCGACGGGACTGGTCAGCACCGCCGGTGCATCCCCCGGTCACGGGACAGGACCTGGCGGTGCCGGCGATCGGCGAGGCGACGATCGAGACACAGATCGGTTCTTCGATCGTACGGGCGATCCGGATCTCATCGCTCACCGCGGGTTCGCCGGCCTGTATCCCGAAAACACCGTTGGCGCTGTCGAGGCCGCGGCCCGCGGCGGACAATCATCGTCTGCGCCGTCCCGCGGTGCGGATATGATCGAGATCGATGTCGTCCCGACGGCCGATGGCGATATCGTCGTCTTTCACGACGACCGCCTCGCCGAACGCGACGGCGGCGACCGTGGACTCACGGACACTGCGGGCGTCGTCTGGGAGACGGACACGGAGACCGTTACGAGCGCCGATGTCCTCGAGAGCGGGGAAACCGTCCCTCGCCTTCGGACCGTGCTCGAGGCGATCCCGAGTCACGTCGGCGTCAACGTCGAACTGAAGAATCCGGGCTCGTTCGACGTACGGTTCGCCGAATCGCTTTCGGGCGACGACCTCGAGACGCAGAAAGCGATCTGGCAACCGTTCGTCGCGCGGGTGCTCACGGTCGTCGACGACTTCGATCACGAGTTCCTCTATTCGTCGTTCTACGAGGCGGCGTTGGCGACGACCCGCGACGCGTCCGACTATGCGGTCGCACCGCTACTCTGGAACTCCGTTCGGGACGGCGTCGAGATCGCTCGACGGTACGACGCCGAAGCGATCCATCCGCCCTATCACATGATCCGTGGGACGCCGTTCTACGCCGATCAGCACTCCGAGGACGACGCGGGCTGGTCCGATATCGACCTCCTCGATGTAGCCCACGAGGAGGACCGGACCGTGAACGTCTTCACGCTCGAGACGTGGTACCAGGCGGAGCGGCTCGCAGCGGTCGGCGTCGACGGGCTCATCAGCGATCACGCTGACGTCCTCCGATTCGGCGCGACAAACTGA
- a CDS encoding recombinase XerD, with the protein MTEVAITDAVDAYLQRKAVGDPDGSGAGAYASNAESILRRWADWLDRDHGLTSLFALEVEHMRAYAEELRRKTGRGEYTASTAGTYYAVVRAFLSWCVRGGILADNPAATDRAEAALPTADERPASDFWTARQRRELERYVRERALDTGRSMHERRGRLREYAMVAVLAHSTVRGSELFRVPDDDRRTGATWDDVDFYTGTIRVLGKSQRLEDVPLPARARTPLRRYRVVLDPPSNDWPLFPTAHAPSIAGRVRSVLRDRGYDNETIESLLEDATATELARERSIAPPAITTEGARSVLRRLCEGAGIDVDGDYLTPRGVRRDRSGASYRQEATESKPTLRASVLEQSIVVPDSRSTVVDAEPVEGDESTDTD; encoded by the coding sequence GTGACCGAGGTGGCGATCACGGACGCGGTCGACGCCTACCTGCAGCGAAAGGCCGTCGGCGATCCGGACGGCTCGGGTGCCGGAGCCTACGCGTCCAACGCGGAATCGATCCTCCGCCGGTGGGCCGACTGGCTCGATCGGGATCACGGACTGACCTCCCTGTTCGCACTCGAGGTCGAACACATGCGCGCGTACGCGGAGGAACTCCGGCGCAAAACCGGTCGCGGCGAGTACACCGCCTCGACCGCCGGCACGTACTACGCGGTCGTCCGGGCGTTCCTCTCGTGGTGCGTCCGCGGCGGGATCCTCGCGGACAACCCCGCCGCGACCGACCGCGCTGAGGCCGCGCTACCAACCGCCGACGAGCGACCGGCGAGCGATTTCTGGACCGCGCGGCAGCGTCGCGAACTCGAGCGGTACGTCCGCGAGCGGGCGCTCGATACCGGTCGATCGATGCACGAGCGACGCGGCCGACTGCGCGAGTACGCGATGGTAGCCGTCCTCGCTCACTCGACGGTCCGCGGATCGGAGCTGTTCCGGGTCCCCGACGACGATCGCCGGACGGGTGCCACGTGGGACGATGTCGATTTCTACACGGGAACGATCCGCGTCCTCGGAAAGTCTCAGCGACTCGAGGACGTTCCCCTCCCCGCCCGCGCCCGGACGCCGTTGCGCCGCTACCGGGTCGTCCTCGATCCGCCGTCGAACGACTGGCCGCTGTTCCCGACGGCCCACGCGCCGTCGATCGCCGGTCGCGTGCGGTCCGTGCTGCGCGATCGAGGGTACGACAACGAGACGATCGAATCCCTGCTCGAGGACGCGACGGCGACGGAACTCGCCCGTGAGCGCTCGATCGCGCCGCCGGCGATCACCACCGAAGGGGCACGGTCGGTGTTGCGGCGACTCTGCGAGGGTGCCGGGATCGACGTCGACGGCGACTATCTGACGCCGCGAGGCGTCCGTCGAGATCGATCGGGGGCGTCGTACCGACAGGAAGCGACGGAATCGAAGCCGACGCTTCGGGCGTCGGTGCTCGAGCAGTCGATCGTCGTTCCGGACTCCCGGTCCACGGTAGTAGATGCCGAGCCGGTCGAGGGCGACGAGTCGACGGATACGGACTAA
- a CDS encoding DegT/DnrJ/EryC1/StrS family aminotransferase, with amino-acid sequence MNDSIPLFEIPWDQRDVANAVDSITRGSYWANGPYVEAFEAGLEEYLGVEHAVTVSSGTTALVAALTAHDVGEDDEVIVPSFTFIATANAVRQVGARPVFADIQRAAYGLDPDAVADAISDDTAAIVPVHPYGASCEIDALTELAADADIPLIEDAAEAFGADYEGKLLGTFGESAALSFCQNKILPTGEGGAVVTDDDEIAARVERYRSHGRASDEYFQSADSGEYVGVGTNVRMSDLVASIGCAQLEKVEANITGRRRAADRLSTGLADVPGVEPHTATGRGRHVYQLYTVTLGADVDRSVVIDTLTEREIASKVYWEPAVHQTQAYSDEDDESASLPVTEDVAGRVLSLPIHPELRPAEVDRIVAGVRAGIERGRSTAPSLEARDARSK; translated from the coding sequence ATGAACGACTCGATACCGTTGTTCGAAATTCCGTGGGACCAGCGGGACGTGGCCAACGCCGTCGATTCTATCACTCGAGGCAGCTACTGGGCGAACGGGCCGTACGTCGAGGCGTTCGAAGCGGGCCTCGAGGAGTATCTCGGCGTCGAACACGCGGTGACGGTCAGTTCGGGAACGACCGCACTGGTGGCCGCGCTGACCGCTCACGACGTGGGCGAGGACGACGAGGTGATCGTCCCCTCGTTCACGTTCATCGCGACGGCGAACGCCGTTCGCCAGGTCGGTGCACGACCGGTATTTGCGGACATCCAGCGTGCGGCCTACGGGCTCGATCCGGACGCCGTCGCCGACGCGATTTCTGACGACACGGCTGCAATCGTCCCCGTCCACCCCTACGGTGCCTCCTGTGAAATCGACGCGCTCACCGAGCTGGCCGCCGACGCCGATATCCCGCTGATCGAGGACGCGGCCGAGGCGTTCGGGGCCGATTACGAGGGGAAACTCCTGGGGACGTTCGGGGAATCCGCAGCGTTGAGCTTCTGTCAGAACAAGATCCTCCCGACGGGCGAGGGCGGTGCTGTCGTCACCGACGACGACGAGATCGCGGCTCGGGTCGAACGGTATCGATCACACGGTCGCGCGTCCGACGAGTACTTCCAGTCGGCCGACAGCGGCGAGTACGTCGGCGTCGGTACGAACGTCCGGATGTCCGATCTCGTCGCGAGCATCGGTTGCGCTCAACTCGAGAAGGTGGAGGCTAACATCACCGGTCGACGACGTGCAGCCGACCGCCTGTCGACGGGGCTCGCCGACGTGCCCGGCGTCGAACCGCACACGGCCACCGGTCGCGGCCGGCACGTCTATCAGCTGTATACGGTCACGCTCGGGGCGGACGTCGATCGATCGGTCGTTATCGACACCCTGACCGAGCGAGAGATCGCGTCGAAAGTCTACTGGGAACCCGCCGTCCATCAGACGCAAGCCTACAGCGATGAGGACGACGAGTCGGCGTCGCTGCCCGTCACCGAGGACGTGGCCGGTCGCGTGCTTTCCCTCCCGATTCACCCAGAGTTGCGCCCCGCGGAGGTCGATCGGATCGTCGCCGGCGTCCGCGCGGGCATCGAACGCGGCCGTTCTACTGCGCCGAGTCTCGAGGCTCGAGACGCCCGGTCGAAGTGA
- a CDS encoding alpha/beta fold hydrolase, giving the protein MPDRHRIRIEIAATGRRPPELAAVHHEAPSDDWLVFCHGLRSDKSGSYERRCRRAVAAGYNAVRFDCRGCGESDGEFAESTLEARLNDLRRVVDYFDPDSYALFGSSFGGKVAFHAGAADDRVEAIATRAPVTTNETFDEYRATIEREGEVTFDTGERLDQRFFDHLDRYPFDDVASTLSVPVAIVHGGDDGVVDPADSFDAARRLETDVLLERFAGEGHRFSRDGEDRLLERLFGWLEWAVGRP; this is encoded by the coding sequence ATGCCAGACCGACACCGAATCCGGATCGAGATCGCGGCGACGGGACGGAGGCCACCGGAACTCGCGGCCGTCCATCACGAGGCCCCGTCCGACGACTGGCTCGTCTTCTGTCACGGCCTTCGGAGCGACAAATCCGGCAGCTACGAGCGGCGATGTCGCCGTGCGGTCGCGGCCGGCTACAACGCGGTTCGATTCGACTGTCGCGGCTGTGGCGAATCGGACGGAGAGTTCGCCGAGTCCACGCTCGAGGCGCGACTGAACGACCTCCGTCGCGTCGTCGACTACTTCGATCCCGACTCGTACGCCCTGTTCGGCTCGAGTTTCGGCGGGAAAGTCGCGTTCCACGCCGGAGCAGCCGACGACCGAGTCGAAGCGATTGCCACGCGAGCGCCGGTGACAACCAATGAGACGTTCGACGAGTATCGGGCGACGATCGAACGCGAGGGTGAGGTGACCTTCGACACCGGCGAGCGCCTCGACCAGCGGTTCTTCGACCACCTCGATCGGTATCCGTTCGACGACGTCGCGTCGACGCTGTCGGTTCCGGTCGCGATTGTCCACGGTGGGGACGACGGCGTCGTCGATCCCGCCGACAGCTTCGACGCCGCCCGGCGACTCGAGACCGACGTCCTCCTCGAGCGATTCGCAGGCGAAGGCCACCGATTCTCGCGGGACGGCGAGGATCGGTTGCTCGAGCGGCTGTTCGGCTGGCTCGAGTGGGCAGTCGGTCGCCCCTGA
- a CDS encoding winged helix-turn-helix domain-containing protein, which produces MSEDTDLSTLLAVLDDEYARDILTHTSVEPMSASTLSERCDASLPTIYRRLDRLEECHLVTEETELAPDGNHYSVYSANLDRLELSLDDGSFSLELTYREEDVADKFTRMWEGMR; this is translated from the coding sequence GTGAGTGAGGATACCGACTTGTCGACGCTGCTCGCGGTGCTCGACGACGAGTACGCACGGGACATCCTCACCCATACGAGCGTCGAACCCATGTCTGCCAGTACCCTGAGCGAACGGTGTGACGCCTCCCTCCCGACGATCTATCGGCGACTCGACCGACTCGAGGAGTGTCACCTCGTCACCGAAGAGACGGAACTCGCCCCGGACGGCAACCACTACAGCGTCTACAGTGCGAATCTTGACCGGCTGGAACTGTCGCTAGATGATGGCTCGTTCTCTCTGGAGTTGACGTACCGCGAGGAAGACGTTGCCGACAAGTTTACGCGCATGTGGGAGGGGATGCGATGA
- a CDS encoding NAD-dependent epimerase/dehydratase family protein has translation MRWPVTADEGMSIREAMAQMDRSGSGGIVLVDEENRLVGTATNDRLRRNLRSGVALETPLSAVVNDDPTVIDADETSRPTGGRLSSKTGGDRNGSAASGDRPDATAGDRIGTATKGDRIGFAIERDRTGSTVVPVVGGNGGVDVTVVADDDRPHNGGIDPTAVQTVLVVGGAGYLGSVLCRQLLDDGFDVRVLDPLLYGDSGIADLLERDRFSVIRGDARSVETVVDAVAGVDAVVHLGGIVGDPASELDPRKTLEYNYHSTQLLASLSKYYQINRFLFASSCSVYGRVEADTGHCTEDAPLNPVSLYARLKIQSERVLRSFADGNFSPTILRMATVYGRSPRMRFDLVGNVLPAKAYHEGVVPVFGGDQYRPNVHVDDAARAYVDCLTAPIEDVGDTVFNVGSTLQNYRIDELATIVSDCFPDAGIEYHDDRTDDRSYRVAFDRIADVLGYEADVTVRDHCQELRTAFESGEFTDYTADRYNNCASLEGLDEFERTATVPDHHEPPTQETLPSTGI, from the coding sequence ATGAGATGGCCAGTCACAGCAGACGAAGGGATGTCAATCCGCGAAGCGATGGCCCAGATGGATCGCTCCGGATCGGGAGGTATCGTCCTTGTCGACGAGGAGAATCGGCTCGTCGGGACCGCGACGAACGACCGTCTCAGACGGAACCTTCGTTCGGGGGTCGCACTGGAGACGCCGCTATCGGCCGTCGTCAACGACGATCCGACCGTCATCGATGCGGACGAAACGAGTCGTCCGACCGGCGGACGACTGAGTTCGAAGACTGGGGGTGATCGAAACGGGTCCGCGGCGAGTGGGGATCGACCCGACGCGACGGCGGGGGATCGGATCGGCACTGCAACGAAGGGGGACCGGATCGGATTCGCGATAGAACGTGATCGGACCGGCTCCACCGTGGTCCCGGTCGTCGGCGGGAACGGCGGCGTCGACGTGACCGTAGTGGCTGACGACGACCGACCGCACAATGGGGGAATCGACCCGACTGCCGTCCAGACGGTCCTCGTGGTCGGCGGTGCGGGGTATCTCGGATCCGTTCTCTGCCGACAACTGCTCGACGACGGGTTCGACGTCCGCGTGCTCGATCCGCTGTTGTACGGCGATTCCGGGATCGCTGACCTCCTCGAGCGCGACCGATTCTCGGTGATCCGGGGCGACGCTCGATCGGTGGAGACGGTCGTCGACGCGGTCGCGGGAGTCGACGCCGTCGTCCACCTTGGCGGCATCGTCGGCGACCCCGCTTCCGAACTCGATCCGCGGAAGACCCTCGAGTACAACTATCACTCGACGCAGTTGCTCGCGTCGCTGTCCAAGTACTACCAGATCAATCGCTTCCTGTTCGCGTCCTCCTGTAGCGTCTATGGGAGGGTCGAAGCCGATACCGGACACTGCACCGAAGACGCGCCGCTCAACCCCGTCTCGCTGTACGCCCGGTTGAAGATCCAGTCCGAACGAGTGCTTCGCTCCTTCGCCGACGGGAACTTCTCGCCGACGATCCTCCGGATGGCGACGGTCTACGGTCGATCGCCGCGGATGCGATTCGATCTGGTCGGGAACGTGCTGCCCGCCAAGGCGTACCACGAGGGTGTCGTTCCCGTCTTCGGCGGCGATCAGTATCGGCCGAACGTCCACGTCGACGATGCCGCACGCGCCTACGTCGACTGCCTGACTGCGCCCATCGAGGACGTCGGGGATACCGTCTTCAACGTCGGATCGACGCTACAGAACTACCGGATCGACGAACTCGCGACGATCGTCTCCGACTGTTTCCCCGACGCCGGGATCGAGTATCACGACGATCGGACGGACGACCGAAGTTATCGGGTCGCCTTCGATCGGATCGCCGACGTGCTCGGCTATGAGGCCGACGTGACCGTCCGCGACCACTGTCAGGAGCTCCGGACCGCGTTCGAATCCGGCGAGTTCACCGACTATACCGCCGATCGCTACAACAACTGTGCGAGTCTCGAGGGGCTCGATGAGTTCGAACGAACAGCCACGGTTCCCGACCACCACGAGCCCCCCACGCAGGAGACGCTGCCCTCCACGGGCATATGA